The Aricia agestis chromosome 3, ilAriAges1.1, whole genome shotgun sequence genome includes the window TTATCAAATATCGagaaattatattatcttaagAGTTACCTAACGGGCGAAGCAGAAAACTTAGTTCGTCATGTACCAATCACTGAAGGAAATTATGAAATATGTTGGAATATAGTTAAGAAGAGGTACAATAACAAAAGATACTTGGCAAATAATATATTGAATCGTTTGTTTAATCAAAATAGTCTGGCTTCTGAGGATAGCAAAGGGATAAAAAGGTTGTTAGATACAACGAATGAATGCTTGAGTGCCTTATGTAATTTGGATTTGGATACTTCCACGTGGGATATACTAATAATTTACATGATGTCACAGAAATTAGACCGAGAATCAAAGAGGATATGGGAACAAAGAATCAGTAGTAACTTGGAGAATTTACCTTCATTAATGgaattttatgaatttttggaaagtAGATTTAGAGCATTAGAATTCTTAGAGTTAAGAGAGGAAAAGACACGCGTAGACGAAAGGAAAAGGACTCATGTTTTTGCCATCACGACAGTTGTATGCCCGTACTGCCAAAAAAGTCATAAGCTAGATCAGTGTCGATTGTTTCAAAAGCAAGATTTTGATACTAGACTctactttattaaaaataaaaaattatgctaCAATTGTTTTAGCGCCTTTCACAGGCTCTCTAGATGTAGACATTCTAATACATGCCATCAATGTTATCGTCGACATCACTCACTTTGCATAGAGAGAAGGAAGTCACTAAGTCCTACTATTTTTCAAATAAGGAGATGGCTCTGTCAGGTGATGAGGACGAGGACAGCCTAATAGGACAAAAGCCTGTCGCCCAGGTACTGCTACCCACTGCTATAGTAGAAGTTAATACAAATAAGGCGAGCATGACTTTAAGAGCAACACTCGATCAAGGTTCCCAAGCGTCGTTTGTAACAGATAAAACGGTGCAGTTATTAGGTCTTCAGAAGTTCCCGGTAGACGAAGTTGTGACAAGTGTGGGGGGTGAGAGTCAGAACATACAAATTAACCACAAGGTAGAATTCCAGATACAGTCCACTACAAGTAAATACACGTGTAATATCGAAGCCTATGTTCTGAACGATTTATCCCCAACCCCCGGAACCGATGGTGTCGACATTATTAACTGGCCTGAATTGACATCCTTGAAACTTGCTGACCCGCGCTGCTTAAAAGCTGGTGAGGTAAACATATTGCTAGGCGCAGACGTTTATGGGCTTATTTTGGCTAATGGTATAATCCGAGATCCATCACATAGGTTGACTGCCCAGAATACGCATTTCGGTTGGATCTTGTCGGGTTGTGTTCCAGAGAGTACTCGTTACGCACGAGACAAATGGAGAGATGGAATTATTACTTGATATTGAGATTGGAAGTTTGCTCTTTGCCTAGGAAGTACCTATTcgtattttttgtattgtttcttATTATGGTTAAAGATTAATGTTGTTAATTTTTAGTTACTGTTTTGTACAGGgtcatatattattacatttagacGATAGAGTAtggtatcatattatttttatattatttttcttaaagaTTTTAAGTTGCATTCTGTGTTAAAGCTAATTTAATAGTCAGTTTGAGACTATATTGTTAGAGGAACAGCGCTTAGTAATGATAGAAGTGATAATATGAGCTATCGGCATACCATAGGTATGGTTCAGAATGGTCGATGTAAAGTATTGTGTATATTATAAGGATTTAAAGTATTGTTAAGAATATATTCAAGAAATATATTCATGGGGGGCGGTATGTTGAACGTATATATGACATATGAAAGGTTGTGTCACTTGTAAGAATGTGATGTAGAGCTTTGTATTACAATGTTGTGAATAAATGCTTAGAACTCTTATTGGTGTTTTCTTCATCCAGGAAAATGTTAACTATTCTAACACTAACCAAAAACCAAgaaaaaattcaacaaaaatatttatttatacaattatttatttacaaatagcTATTTACAATACTAATAAGTTACAATTTGTTGCTAAACGTTTACCCGTATCTCGATTCTACTATTTTAATGCAGCATTAACTTTGTTAGACCCAGTGTTTGCTGGGTCGAACAAAATATCCGCAGTTTGCTTTCAATTTACTAAACTCATGTCAAACGCGTTATGATCCCGAATTTACAAAATACCAAAGTAAgtaaataggcatgatgactatttttttttcttatcggtaattgaaagacacttaaaaaatagaaacatcgttgaaagaatgactctgatagcttaaaaattcaccaagatatgacaattcaaatatctcattaaaaaagacctgcccgaaacgctccataaaAAAgggctacgaaagtatgacgtcagtctttcgtagtttgtacgcatcgggagacaattttgttcgacaggtatattaaatattgcgtttatcaaagtggtttcataacaaaagttgcttttaattgcataagttatagATTGGtacacaaatattaagaaatttaattgaaaaaaaattcgacttgaatatgcaactttgaaggcgcataacaaaaaaaatacaaatgctatcaagctgaaaatttgggaacacttattttttaccgtgatttctttattttatgaacaaaattcgctaatctttgaccttgtcatcatccatATTATGGACTGGAGCAAGGAACAGAGTAACAGATAAGAGAGCAACACTggagcagagtcgaagcgacgcGACATGTTTTTCGCAAAAGCATCTCTAATCGCTATTGTTCTACAGGGTTctacaaaagtaagtgataatactttagaaatTTAGGCCTTAGGACGTGTACACTACGTGTCCCTCGTTCACTTTGTAGTGTtcaagtagcagcgctaaaaggcCAAATTTTGGAAcggagttccttatcgcgcgttgcgaaaggcagctcgatagaaaaaaattaagacaaaaagttgtaacgacacaaaagtgtcgttacaaccgcacggcttacaactatagcaaaaatgctatagttgtctttgacacctctcaagtttttttttaactttttgaaacACGTCGACACGCGCTTCCATATTTTTATAGCAGGTACTATTACAACAGAGATGAATATTACTAAAGTAAGCAAAAAACATGACGCGTCTAAAATCCTAACTGAAAACGCCATCTCCTACATGAGATTGATGAAGATATTTAAACTAAAACCAGACTGGCACTCTAATTCAGATAATGTTGCTTCTTAAGTCTTACGTAAACCCCGGTGGAGGAGATTGCGTACGGAGCCGGGGGATGGTTGTGTTCTCCGCATCTCTTCGATATCTGGTTATCATCTGTAACGTGGACGTACGCTAGACAACCCGTGGTGGTCCGGCTGCAGCAGCCATACCTGTGCCCATCCTTTAGAAGCCCATTCTTACTGTACGCGTAGTCATTCATCAGCAGAATCACATTCCCTTTTATGGAATTTAAGTACGTCGCTAGAAGAAAAAGACGTTTGGTATTAAAGTCTATGCacatacagtctgtcaaaaaagactAAGCTGAACAATCTAtctgtatattaatacgtgagagaaaaactttgtaaccctttttacgaaaaatggggaaacgtaggtgcatgaaatttcgcacagttatagtttatatggtgaaggagtgcatcgagcgaatattattttaaaattatgcttttatcatatatatttttaacaaataaaacgttacacacactacgacactactactaggaaaaatgacagattattgagtgacaagcctgtacaaacgaattatactcttttatttatggttgaagtctgttgacaacaagttgacaaattgaaaatggattattgtttttttttatttaattttagatactattagacaacgcttaaacggccagtctgagatcagctgagtcccagagacaagaattgaaaaaaactaatgTCGtcgtcctaatgtcgttgaaagtaaggtcgaatttcgaccattgggcgatctctagtattttgAAATAATCACGATCTAATGTTTTTTTGCCTTGTATTTTGACAGACAACTCTTGTGCTCTTTAGATATTATCACttatatacaatttttaaattgattttggTATTAGTTATTTAATAGTTATGTTCACGTCTACTCTCTTTGACGAGCTGTTTCGATCCTTAAAACTGAGCTCTttctccatataaactgtaACTGTGAGAAATTTCatacacctacgtttccgcattttttgtcaaaagtgTTTCGCtcgcatattaatatattattataatatgatgataACACAGCCATAAGAGGGGAAGCAATTCGGATTGCGTTGTGACGTTAAGAGGCcgggtaccatcgaaattctcatacatacgtaatactaaaatcattttctcatacgaaaatatttaacatgtttaagttatttttcagcttaaaatagtaactacctaggttcctgcgtaaaaatttactacaaaatatttaagcactaaaaaatatataaataaatagcaaatttactacaaaatatttaaactttaaaaatattttttagtatttaaatattctgtaataaatttactatttatttgtatattttttattgttttactatattttttaatgtttaaatatttagtagcaaatttacaacaaaatatttaaacactaaaaaatattttttagtgtttaaatattttgtagtaaatttttacgcaggaacctaggtaattactattttaagctgaaaaataactcaaacatgttaaatattttcgtatgagaaaatgattttggtattacgtatgtatgagaatttcgatggcacccggccccttaaatatacagggtgtaacaaaaacaagtgataatactttagggtgtgtacgtgttccttgtagagagttcactgtgaaagtagcaacgctgaaagacctaaattttttttcactttagtatggggaaactcgtgacgctcgggcccttgcccatacaaaagtgaaaaaaaatgttcgtctttcagagctgctactttcacagtgaactctctacaaggaacatgtacacaccctaaagtattatcactagtttttgttacacactgtagaataTACACCTGCATTATCAATATTTTGGATGTATTTTACGGATGGCTTCACGACGACATAAAATTTTAGATATGTATAAATTATGCTCCCTAAAATTCTGCTACAACACAGAAGAGTAAACGATTTGTACTGTTTGCAAGAAAAACGACGGaataaataagaatattttatttttactgtcTCCTAATTATAGATCATTATTATACGTATGAGTGTAAATTGTACATTTGGCGTCATAATTATAAAACAGCGTTCATCAATTCTTAAATCATCAATTATAAAACAGTTTTACCTGTTTAGGTAGACTAAAGTCCCAGAGTTCGTAATAACGAATTTAGGCGGTTCATGGTTGTGCTCGACGTTGGCTCTCATGATCTCATTTTCTGTAGACATTCGAATGAAAGCCTGGCATTTGTTGGTCTGGCGGCACCTGCAGCCGTACCTCAGCCCGTCGTGGTGTTTGTTGGACACCGAAAACGTGTATCCGTTGAAGATTAACACATTCTGCCCTTTCGCGTTTTTCGCGAAATGTGCTAGAATTTAGAACATATATACATCTCAAGTAGGACTAAAGTGAACAGGTAAAtagctaaattattacagaacgAATTTGTACCACAATACAGCAAGAACTTTATACGTGGgcgaaccatgcttcggcacgaatgggccggctcaaccggagaaatacaacgtTTTCACCGaaaacgcttgcgctgtgtttcgcctagtgagtgagtttaccggaggcccaatcccctaccctattcccttccctaccctcccctattcccttcacttcccttccttaccctcccctattaccctgttccctcttaaaaggccggcaacgcacttgcagtttctttctgatgctgcgagtgtccatgggcgacggaagttgctttccatcaggtgacccgtttgcttgtttgcccccttgtttcataaaaaaaaactatgcctGTTTTTACAACTTAAGTGCGGAACCCAGACAGGTCGGTGGAGTTGACAGACCTTGTCCCCTCCAATAACATCTCCTGGCACTTTACACGTGGCAACTCAATGCGACCGCACTACCTCGCAGCTGGTAGAATCGTCACAGAACTATGTCTTCTTAACATCCTTGAAACACCACCCAACTAGAGTGACTCCGCTCCACCAAGCCAAGGCCACAAGATCTTAAGGCAAAGAGTGGAGCATTATACCAGaagaaatcggaaaatgtcggatctgcTGGCGTAATACTGGGCATCAAACATTGTAAAATAGTGATAAATATATACAATTATAGTTAAGTAAGTTACTTTTCTATACGACCcttattattgtcataaaaaaACTAGGCCACTTCAGTATCCACAAATAGCCACTACAAGTGATAAAATCCATTATTTTTGTGAGTGTAgtgtcatttttttaaatcttataaataacaaagctaaaataatgtttatcaaaggaccagccaggctggctatcggtggcgcaggagcgagaacagtggaagatcctgggggaggcctttgcccagcagtgggacactacaggctgatataaataaaaataaataaaaatacctaaGGTTATATTACAAGAACAAATATGAACCAAAACAGCATTCACGGCTAGTTACTACGCCCGCGGCCCGCTAAAGTGACTAATATTCCTGATTTAGTAATCGTGAATCTCGGCGGCTCGTGGCTGTGCTCGACATTGCCTCTCAAGATCTCATTCTCTGTAGACATTCGGATGAAGGCGGGGCATTTCTTGGCGAGGCGACTCCTGCAGGCGTACCTCAGCCCGTCGTGGTGTCTGTTGGACACAGTGAACGTGTATCCGTTGAAGATCAACACATCCTGCCCATTCGTATGTTTCGCGAAACGGACTAAAACAACACAGCTTAATTTTACTACGAAAACTTCAAGCAAACGAATATGTACTTCAATCAAAACATTGTCTTATGCCTGCCATACATGCTACGGTTTACCGGTctacctgcacaggtggacctctccggtagaccgtagcgtgtatggcttacattagCAACTTTATCGGCAAAATTATGATTATGACATGTCTGTCTCTGGCTGTCGAACGGATGAAGCAATTTCATCCGCTCAAAAGAGATAATacaatagacagacagacaacacaCAGATACGTCAAACATATTCCCTCCCTTTTTGGGTTTAGGGTAAAAACAGCGACCGTGAATCGTATGcaagaaataaaaacattataatttcagcattttatttcattttcactTTGAAACCCCTGTAGCAATGATATCCTTGTTTCGTTTTAAAAACCTTTTCAACCACGCGCTGCCCGCCATATTTTTGCCAGTGTTAGattcaaaagtgtgttttatccCGCGTTCTTCGCAGTAAAGATAGGCATGTTTTCGTATGAATATGGCATCCATGATTGGATTATTTTGATTGAGTTTTAACAGTAATTCTTTAAATTCATTTTCCTGGTCTTCTGTTAAAACATAGTTTCGTCCGAGCTTTCTTCTCTCTTGGTCTCCTAGCTGTACATACCTATGTAAGGTTCGAATCGGGACGTTGTAACGAAGTTGTGCGTCGCGGTAAGTCATCTTTTTGTTCTTTATATCATCGATCGCGTTTTTCAAATCCTCGTTGCTCCACCTCGCATAACTTCTTACACATTTTATCACCCCCAATACGTCTGAAATCAACATTAGTACATATTTTAGGTTTAAATTCACAATTTGAaccctatattttatagttcgCTTACTATGATATGGtttggaaataataatattttaaaaagataaaaacgacttcaaaattgtacgtaattaagaattaaaattccctatctcaaaaactactgaactttTGATAATACTGGCATAATAGGCataatgacaatttttttttcttatcggtaattgaaagacacttaaaaaatagaaacatcgta containing:
- the LOC121740507 gene encoding uncharacterized protein LOC121740507 gives rise to the protein MFRFAKHTNGQDVLIFNGYTFTVSNRHHDGLRYACRSRLAKKCPAFIRMSTENEILRAHFAKNAKGQNVLIFNGYTFSVSNKHHDGLRYGCRCRQTNKCQAFIRMSTENEIMRANVEHNHEPPKFVITNSGTLVYLNRCIFYTTYLNSIKGNVILLMNDYAYSKNGLLKDGHRYGCCSRTTTGCLAYVHVTDDNQISKRCGEHNHPPAPYAISSTGVYVRLKKQHYLNYFNLSTAKFIQLRSGTTLLMVGDYTFHKAYQTSWHSRWYCSYKLRRCKASVTVVGSHVDFLKSKLMHKHRPPRLTFENGYYVKLR